A genome region from Setaria italica strain Yugu1 chromosome III, Setaria_italica_v2.0, whole genome shotgun sequence includes the following:
- the LOC101760099 gene encoding LOW QUALITY PROTEIN: 3-ketoacyl-CoA synthase 4-like (The sequence of the model RefSeq protein was modified relative to this genomic sequence to represent the inferred CDS: deleted 3 bases in 2 codons), with translation MNGGTVQSAAAAAATPPHRRLPDFLQSVNLKYVKLGYHYLITHLLTLMLLPLMAVILLEAGRTDPNDLRQLWVHLQYNLVSVLVLSAVLVFGATVYVLTRPRPVYLVDFACYKPPAHLQVPFEEFMSHSKLCGFSEDALEFQRKILERSGLSEETYVPEAMHALPPQPTMANARAEAETVMFGALDNLFKSTGVKPKDVGVLVVNCSPLTPRPSLSAMIVNKYKLRGNIRSFNLGGMGCSAGVIAIDLARDMLQVHRNTYAVVVSTENITQNWYFGNRKSMLIPNCLFRVGGAAVLLSNRGADRRRAKYSLKHVVRTHKGADDKAFNCVYQEQDDEGKTGVSLSKDLMAIAGGALKTNITTLGPLVLPVSEQLLFFATLVAKKLFNAKIKPYIPDFKLAFEHFCIHAGGRAVIDELEKNLQLSPSHVEASRMTLHRFGNTSSSSIWYELAYMEAKGRVRRGNRIWQIAFGSGFKCNSAVWHALRNVKPSPNSPWDDCIDRYPVELVDGVPTHNAQQ, from the exons ATGAACGGAGGCACCGTCCaatcggcggccgccgcggcggcgacgccgcctcACCGGCGGCTGCCGGACTTCCTCCAGAGCGTGAACCTCAAGTACGTGAAGCTGGGGTACCACTACCTCATCACCCACCTGCTCACGCTGATGCTGCTCCCGCTCATGGCCGTGATCCTCCTCGAGGCCGGGCGCACCGACCCCAACGATCTGCGCCAGCTCTGGGTCCACCTCCAGTACAACCTCGTCTCCGTGCTCGTCCTCTCCGCCGTCCTCGTCTTCGGCGCCACCGTCTATGTGCTCACTCGCCCGCGGCCCGTCTACCTCGTCGATTTCGCCTGCTACAAGCCGCCCGCCCACCTCCAGGTCCCCTTCGAGGAGTTCATGAGCCACTCCAAGCTCTGCGGCTTCTCTGAAGACGCGCTCGAGTTCCAGCGCAAGATCCTGGAGCGCTCCGGCCTCAGCGAGGAGACCTACGTCCCGGAGGCCATGCACGCCCTCCCGCCGCAGCCCACAATGGCCAACGCCCGCGCCGAGGCCGAGACCGTCATGTTCGGCGCGCTCGACAATCTCTTCAAGTCCACCGGCGTGAAG CCCAAGGACGTCGGCGTCCTCGTGGTCAACTGCAGCCCTCTT ACCCCACGCCCGTCCCTGTCGGCCATGATCGTGAACAAGTACAAGCTCCGCGGGAACATCCGGAGCTTCAACCTCGGAGGTATGGGCTGCAGCGCGGGCGTCATCGCCATCGACCTCGCGCGCGACATGCTCCAGGTGCACCGCAACACCTACGCGGTGGTGGTCAGCACGGAGAACATCACCCAGAACTGGTACTTCGGGAACCGCAAGTCGATGCTGATCCCCAACTGCCTGTtccgcgtcggcggcgcggcggtgctgctCTCCAACCgcggcgccgaccgccgccgcgccaagTACAGCCTGAAGCACGTCGTGCGCACGCACAAGGGCGCGGATGACAAGGCGTTCAACTGCGTGTACCAGGAGCAGGACGACGAGGGCAAGACCGGCGTGTCGCTGTCCAAGGACCTCAtggccatcgccggcggcgcgctcaAGACGAACATCACGACGCTGGGCCCGCTCGTCCTGCCCGTGAGCGAGCAGCTTCTCTTCTTCGCGACCCTCGTCGCCAAGAAGCTGTTCAACGCCAAGATCAAGCCCTACATCCCAGACTTCAAGCTGGCGTTCGAGCACTTCTGCATCCACGCAGGCGGGCGCGCCGTGATCGACGAGCTCGAGAAGAACCTGCAGCTGAGCCCGTCGCACGTGGAGGCGTCCCGGATGACGCTCCACCGGTTCGGCAATACGTCGAGCAGCTCCATCTGGTACGAGCTCGCCTACATGGAGGCCAAGGGCCGCGTCCGCCGCGGCAACCGCATCTGGCAGATCGCGTTCGGCAGCGGCTTCAAGTGTAACAGCGCCGTCTGGCACGCCCTGCGGAATGTCAAGCCGTCGCCCAACAGCCCGTGGGACGACTGCATTGATCGCTACCCGGTGGAGCTCGTCGACGGCGTCCCCACACATAACGCGCAGCAATAG